The following proteins come from a genomic window of Bacteroidales bacterium:
- a CDS encoding phosphoadenosine phosphosulfate reductase family protein, translated as LHFTERDIWDNTHLHNLPCCTLYKIGYRSLGARSSSNPGEVGVPAWEQDLENAPERAGRRQDKEKAMERLRKLGYM; from the coding sequence TTGCATTTCACCGAAAGAGATATCTGGGATAACACCCATTTACATAATCTTCCTTGTTGTACCCTCTATAAGATAGGCTATCGTTCTTTGGGAGCTAGAAGTAGTTCTAACCCGGGAGAAGTAGGTGTCCCTGCCTGGGAACAGGATCTGGAGAATGCCCCAGAAAGAGCTGGTCGAAGACAAGATAAGGAAAAGGCAATGGAAAGGTTAAGAAAATTAGGATATATGTAA